The window CCGGATCAGGGACGCAAGCAGCGCTGGGTCGCCTCCCTCGCGGCCACCGACCCGGACCTGGTGGTGGTGACCGGCGACAACCTGGCCCACCCCGAGGGCGTGCCGGGGGTGCTGCGGGCGCTCCAGCCACTGCTGGACGTGCCGGGGGCGTTCGTCTTCGGCTCCAACGACTACAAGGGCCCGGTCTGGAAGAACCCGCTGAGCTACGTGCTGCCGGAACGGGACTACGTCCAGGGCGTCGACCTGCCGACCGAGGACCTTCGCGAGGTGCTGGTCGGAGCCGGCTGGGCCGACCTGAACAACGCCCGTACGACCATCAAGGCTGGCGGCCGTACGGTCGAACTGGTCGGGGTGGACGACCCGCACGTCGAGCGGGACGACTACGCCTCCGTGTCCGGGCCGGCGTCCGAGCAGGCCGACCTCACGATCGGGCTGACCCACTCGCCCGAGCCGCCGTTGCTGGACGAGATGGCCGCCGACGGCTTCCAACTGCTGCTCGCCGGGCACACCCACGGGGGCCAGGTCTGCGTACCGTTCTACGGCGCCCTGACCACCAACTGCGACCTGCCCCTGTCGATGGCCAAGGGCCTGCACCGGTGGCCCGACTCGGACTCGTGGTTGCACGTCTCGGCCGGGGTCGGCACCCATCCGACCGCCCCGATCCGGTTCGCCTGCCGGCCGGAGGCGTCGCTGCTGACCCTGATTCCGCGCTGACCTGCCCACCCGGGCCGGCAGCGGTCCAGGTCGGCGCCCCGCCGGGATACCGAATTTGACCACCGAGGCTGGTGGGCTACTATTTGTCGGCAGCTCGGGGTGTAGCGCAGCTTGGTAGCGCGCTTCGTTCGGGACGAAGAGGTCGTCGGTTCGAATCCGGCCACCCCGACGAGTTGAGGGGCCATTCCCAGCGATGGGGGTGGCCCCTTCTGCTGTCCGGTCCCAACAGCCACCCCTCGCGTCCGAGACCAAGATCGCGCGCGATCCGGTGTCCCCCGCGCTGCTGGCCGCCGTCGTCCTGGTCGCCCTGCCGGCCGCGAACGCCTTCTACCAGCGCGACCGCCCGTGATCATGCTGTGAGAGGCACCACACGGGTGGTGGCCGTGGCGGATACCGAAGGTGATGAGCACTGCTCAGAGCCGTGTTCACAGCCACCTATGATGATCGACTTAGGGCAGCGGTTCCGGACCCGTGGGTAATCTTGGTCGTACGCCGCCCGGTCTGCCACCGGGCGGTCACCCCTCCCCAGCCCCTCCTGGAACGACAAAAGGTGCCCCCGGAACCCGATCGAGTCATCCCCGCCCTGACGGCCCGCTTACCCATGGCGTCGACCGCTCTGGAGGCCTGCCAGCTCACCGTCACCGCCCTCGGGCGGTACGCGCCGGCGCAGGTCTCCGTACTCCTGCCGCTGCACGACCGGCTCCGGCGGGTCGCCGCCACCGGCTCCTGGCAGATCTTCGCCACCGTCCCGATGAAGACCGGCATCGCCGGCAGGGTCTTCACCTCCGGGCAGGCCCTCACCACCGGGCAGGGCGCGACCGTCGAGGACGAGGGTCGCATCGAGGCGGACGAACCGCCGCTGCGCGCCGGGGTGGTCGCCCAGACCTGCGTACCGATCCTCGACCCGGCCGGCGGGCCGGTGGGCGTACTGGCGTTGGAGTGGACCGAGAAGGTCGATCTTGACGCCTGGCAGGCGGTCGCCGAGCAGGTCGGCGGCCGACTCGGTGCCCGGATCACCGCCCTCGGTGGCCCACCGGCGGAGAGCCGGGACGAGAAACTGCTCCGGCACGCCGCCGCGCTGACCGCTGCGTCCGACGAACCGGACCTGGTCGCCGCCGCGATCGACGCCGCCCGGGACGTGTCCGGTCTCACCTCGGCGATCCTGGTGCTCGCCCGTCCCGCCGGCCTGCGGCTGGTCGCACCCGACCCGCGCAGCGGCGACCCGGCCGAGCCCGAGTGCCGGATCCGCACCAGCCTGTCCGCCACCGAGCGGTACGCCGCCCTGGACCGGCTGATGAACCGGGTGCACCACTGCGGTTCCACGTACACGCTGGCCCAGGCCGGGGCGACGGTGGCCGACGACGAGTACGACCTGCCGCTGCCGGACGGGGTCGGCACGCTGATCGCCGTACCGCTGGGTCCGGCCGACACCGGCGGTCTGCTGTTGGTCGCCGACGAGCGGGTGCGGCGACCGGATCCGACCACGGTGAACCTGCTGGAACTGCTCGCCGCGCAGGCCTGGATCTGCCTGGACCGGCTGCGGAGCCTCGCCGGGCTGCGCGAGCGGGCCGGCTCCGACCCGTTGACCGGGCTGCGCCACTACGGTTCGTTCGGTGAGCGGATCACCGAGACCACTCCCGGCCGCACCGCGCTGCTCGCCATCGACGTGGACGACTTCAAAATCATCAACGACACGTACGGACACCAGGCGGGTGACCAGGTCCTGGTGGAGCTGGCCCGCGCCCTGGAGCTGGCGTTGCGTCAGGGCGACGAGCTGTACCGGGTCGGTGGTGACGAGTTCATCGCGGTGATCGAGGTCGGGCGACCCGAGGAGGCGGCCGGAATCGCCGAACGCCTGGTCACGGCAGCCCGCCGAATCGGTCGCACGATCAGCGTCGGCGTTGCCGTCCAACACGACGCCGAGTCACCCGAGCTGACCCTGCGCCGCGCCGACGCCGCCCTCTACGACGTCAAACGCGACGGCCGCGACGGCATCCGCCTAGCCGCCGCCTGACCCACTCCCCCGCTCCCCACTCCCGCTCCCCACCCCCGCTCCCCCCGCTTTCGTCGGCGATCTAGGGCAAATACGTGCTAGTTGATCTCCGATGACAACCATTTGCCCTAGATCGCGGGCGAGGGGTGGAGGCACAGGGGGGTGAGGGGGGGTGAGGGGAGGGGGTGGTTAGCGGGGGGTGGAGGAGTATTCGGCGGCGAGGAGTTCGGCGATCTGGGCGGTGTTGAGGGCGGCGCCCTTGCGCAGGTTGTCGCCGGTGATGAAGAGGTCGAGCGCGCGCGGGTCGTCCATCGAGCGGCGGATCCGGCCGACCCAGGACGGGTCGGTGCCGACGGCGTCGATCGGCATCGGGAACTCGCCCCGCTCGGGGTCGTCGACCAGGATCACCCCGGGTGCGTTGCGCAGTGCCTCGCGCGCCCCCTCAGCGTCCACCTCGGACCCGAAAACCGCGTGTACGGCCACCGAGTGCCCGGTCACCACCGGGACGCGTACGCAGGTCGCCGAGACCTTCAGATCGGGCAGGCCGAGGATCTTGCGGGACTCGTTGCGCATCTTGAGTTCCTCGGACGACCAGCCCCCGTCGGCGAGCGAACCGGCCCACGGCACCACGTTGAGCGCCAGCGGTGCGGGGAACGGGCCCAGCTCGTCCCCGACCGCCTGCCGTACGTTGCCGGACCGGGAGCCGAGCCCCCGGTCCCCGGCGATCTTCGTGAGCTGGTCGTGCAGGGTGTCCACGCCGGCCTGACCGGCACCGGAGACCGCCTGGTACGACGCGAGCACCAACTCCCGTAGTCCGTACTCGCGGTGCAGGGGCGCGATCGCGACGATCATGCCGAGGGTGGTGCAGTTGGCGTTGGCGATGATGCCCCTGGGCCGGTTGCGTACCTGTTCCGGGTTGATCTCCGGCACCACCAGCGGAACGTCCCGGTCCATCCGGAAGGCCCCGGAGTTGTCGACCGTCACCGCGCCACGGGAGACCGCGATCGGCGCCCACTCGGCGGCGACCTCGTCCGGTACGTCGAACATCGCCACGTCGACGCCGTCGAACGCCTCGGGGGTCAGTGCCCGTACGGTGAGCTGCTCACCCCGGCAGAGCCGCTGCTGCCCGACCGACCGCGCGGACGCGATCAGCCGGATCTCCCCCCACACGTTCTTCCGGGACGAGAGCAGATCGCACATCACGGTGCCGACGGCACCGGTCGCCCCGACGATCGCAAGGGTGGGCAGCTGGCCCATGAGGGGTTACCTCCCGGTTCCGGCGTACACGACGGC of the Micromonospora sp. NBC_01796 genome contains:
- a CDS encoding metallophosphoesterase; amino-acid sequence: MQKRTVFRLAAGTVAAGAATLAYASLVERNLFTLRRFDVPVLATDAEPLRILHLSDLHMTPDQGRKQRWVASLAATDPDLVVVTGDNLAHPEGVPGVLRALQPLLDVPGAFVFGSNDYKGPVWKNPLSYVLPERDYVQGVDLPTEDLREVLVGAGWADLNNARTTIKAGGRTVELVGVDDPHVERDDYASVSGPASEQADLTIGLTHSPEPPLLDEMAADGFQLLLAGHTHGGQVCVPFYGALTTNCDLPLSMAKGLHRWPDSDSWLHVSAGVGTHPTAPIRFACRPEASLLTLIPR
- a CDS encoding sensor domain-containing diguanylate cyclase, whose amino-acid sequence is MASTALEACQLTVTALGRYAPAQVSVLLPLHDRLRRVAATGSWQIFATVPMKTGIAGRVFTSGQALTTGQGATVEDEGRIEADEPPLRAGVVAQTCVPILDPAGGPVGVLALEWTEKVDLDAWQAVAEQVGGRLGARITALGGPPAESRDEKLLRHAAALTAASDEPDLVAAAIDAARDVSGLTSAILVLARPAGLRLVAPDPRSGDPAEPECRIRTSLSATERYAALDRLMNRVHHCGSTYTLAQAGATVADDEYDLPLPDGVGTLIAVPLGPADTGGLLLVADERVRRPDPTTVNLLELLAAQAWICLDRLRSLAGLRERAGSDPLTGLRHYGSFGERITETTPGRTALLAIDVDDFKIINDTYGHQAGDQVLVELARALELALRQGDELYRVGGDEFIAVIEVGRPEEAAGIAERLVTAARRIGRTISVGVAVQHDAESPELTLRRADAALYDVKRDGRDGIRLAAA
- a CDS encoding aspartate-semialdehyde dehydrogenase, with protein sequence MGQLPTLAIVGATGAVGTVMCDLLSSRKNVWGEIRLIASARSVGQQRLCRGEQLTVRALTPEAFDGVDVAMFDVPDEVAAEWAPIAVSRGAVTVDNSGAFRMDRDVPLVVPEINPEQVRNRPRGIIANANCTTLGMIVAIAPLHREYGLRELVLASYQAVSGAGQAGVDTLHDQLTKIAGDRGLGSRSGNVRQAVGDELGPFPAPLALNVVPWAGSLADGGWSSEELKMRNESRKILGLPDLKVSATCVRVPVVTGHSVAVHAVFGSEVDAEGAREALRNAPGVILVDDPERGEFPMPIDAVGTDPSWVGRIRRSMDDPRALDLFITGDNLRKGAALNTAQIAELLAAEYSSTPR